The Paracoccus liaowanqingii genome window below encodes:
- a CDS encoding adenosine kinase, producing the protein MTSSPNEGPYVVGIGNAVMDIIAPTEEARLAQLGITKGIMQLVDRGRSEYLMAAQADDHSSRRDQARMVAGGSVANTLAGIGGLGLRTAFIGCVADDEIGRLYAGQTEGAGTRFVNAPVAGSDLPSSRTIIFVTPDGERSMNTYLGISAELGPDDVAAEVFDGAGWLFLEGYLFDKPKGKAAFLKATDEIHRAGGQAGIALSDPFCVDRHRDDFRQLVADRMDYVIGNVHEWQALYQVEDLEEALRLAVADCGTVICTRSGEDAILIRDGERVTAPVHRVVPVDATGAGDQFAAGLIFGLASGRPLQVAGRMGCIAAAEVIGHVGPRPETDIRALFRAEGLV; encoded by the coding sequence ATGACATCATCCCCGAACGAGGGCCCCTATGTGGTGGGCATCGGCAATGCCGTCATGGACATCATCGCGCCGACCGAGGAGGCGCGTCTGGCCCAGCTGGGCATCACCAAGGGGATCATGCAGCTGGTGGACCGGGGCCGGTCGGAATACCTGATGGCCGCCCAGGCCGACGACCATTCGTCGCGCCGCGATCAGGCGCGCATGGTCGCGGGCGGCAGCGTGGCCAACACCCTGGCGGGCATCGGCGGGTTGGGGCTGCGCACCGCCTTCATCGGCTGCGTGGCCGACGACGAGATCGGCCGGCTCTATGCCGGGCAGACGGAGGGGGCGGGCACGCGCTTCGTCAATGCGCCCGTGGCGGGCTCCGACCTGCCCAGCTCGCGCACCATCATCTTCGTGACGCCGGATGGCGAGCGGTCGATGAACACCTATCTGGGCATCTCGGCCGAGCTGGGCCCCGACGACGTCGCAGCCGAGGTCTTCGACGGCGCGGGCTGGCTGTTCCTGGAGGGCTATCTTTTCGACAAGCCCAAGGGCAAGGCGGCCTTCCTGAAGGCCACCGACGAGATCCACCGCGCGGGCGGGCAGGCGGGGATCGCGCTGTCCGATCCGTTCTGCGTCGACCGCCATCGCGACGACTTTCGCCAGCTGGTGGCAGACCGGATGGATTACGTGATCGGCAATGTCCATGAATGGCAGGCACTGTATCAGGTCGAGGATCTGGAGGAGGCGCTGCGGCTGGCCGTGGCCGATTGCGGCACGGTGATCTGCACCCGCTCGGGCGAGGATGCGATCCTGATCCGCGACGGAGAGCGGGTGACGGCCCCGGTCCACCGCGTCGTGCCGGTGGACGCGACCGGGGCGGGCGACCAGTTCGCCGCCGGGCTGATCTTTGGCCTGGCCTCGGGTCGGCCCCTGCAGGTGGCGGGACGCATGGGCTGCATCGCGGCGGCCGAGGTGATCGGCCATGTGGGCCCGCGCCCCGAGACCGACATCCGGGCGCTGTTCCGGGCCGAGGGGCTGGTCTGA
- the nth gene encoding endonuclease III, whose translation MALLKRPPPALPFATQSAIFARLAEANPAPETELQFVNPFTLVVAVALSAQATDVGVNRATRDLFARADTPAKMLELGVEGVTEHIRTIGLFRQKAKNVIALSRILVEDYGGEVPDSRAALMSLPGVGRKTANVVLSCAFGHPAQAVDTHIFRVGNRTRIAPGRDVDEVERAIEDNVPARFQTHAHHWLILHGRYICQARKPRCGVCPIHDLCPYEEKTA comes from the coding sequence ATGGCCCTCCTGAAACGCCCGCCCCCCGCGCTGCCCTTCGCCACCCAGAGCGCGATCTTCGCACGGCTGGCCGAGGCGAACCCGGCCCCCGAGACCGAGCTGCAGTTCGTCAACCCCTTCACCCTGGTCGTGGCGGTGGCCCTCTCCGCGCAGGCCACCGATGTGGGCGTGAACCGCGCCACGCGCGACCTCTTCGCCCGCGCCGACACGCCCGCGAAGATGCTGGAGCTGGGCGTCGAGGGCGTGACCGAACATATCCGCACCATCGGTCTGTTCCGGCAGAAGGCGAAGAACGTCATCGCCCTGTCGCGCATCCTGGTCGAGGACTATGGCGGCGAGGTCCCTGACAGCCGCGCCGCGCTGATGAGCCTGCCGGGCGTCGGGCGCAAGACGGCCAACGTGGTCCTGTCCTGCGCCTTCGGCCATCCCGCGCAGGCGGTCGACACCCATATCTTCCGCGTCGGCAACCGCACCCGCATCGCGCCGGGCCGCGACGTGGACGAGGTCGAGCGCGCGATCGAGGACAATGTCCCCGCGCGTTTCCAGACCCATGCCCATCACTGGCTGATCCTGCATGGCCGCTATATCTGCCAGGCGCGCAAGCCGCGCTGCGGCGTCTGCCCCATCCACGACCTGTGCCCCTATGAGGAGAAGACCGCATGA
- a CDS encoding OmpA family protein gives MTLRTTSLLAASGLLILGACAPAMTGTGTGTTGLSRTQQGALAGAAVGALYGGTRDDDSSGRSRDAARGAILGAAAGAVAGNILDRQAAALEQSISNPNVQIVNHGSYLQVTLPEGILFATDSAAVSGPAQTDLYAVARNLNQYPNSRVEVIGHTDNTGSAAYNLDLSQRRAQSVAGILAAAGVSQGRLVAVGRGLSQPVASNATDSGRAQNRRVDIIIRPTQ, from the coding sequence ATGACACTCCGCACCACCAGCCTTCTCGCCGCCTCCGGCCTGCTGATCCTGGGCGCCTGCGCCCCGGCCATGACCGGCACCGGAACCGGCACCACCGGCCTCAGCCGCACGCAGCAGGGCGCTCTGGCCGGCGCCGCCGTGGGCGCGCTCTATGGCGGGACGCGCGACGACGACAGCAGCGGCCGCAGCCGCGACGCGGCGCGCGGCGCCATCCTGGGCGCGGCCGCGGGCGCGGTCGCGGGCAACATCCTGGACCGCCAGGCCGCCGCGCTGGAACAGTCGATCAGCAACCCCAACGTGCAGATCGTCAACCACGGCAGCTACCTGCAGGTCACCCTGCCCGAGGGCATCCTGTTCGCCACCGACTCGGCCGCCGTGTCGGGACCGGCGCAGACGGATCTCTATGCCGTCGCGCGCAACCTGAACCAGTATCCCAACAGCCGGGTCGAGGTCATCGGCCATACCGACAACACCGGCAGCGCCGCCTACAACCTGGACCTGTCGCAGCGCCGCGCGCAGTCGGTCGCGGGCATCCTGGCCGCCGCCGGCGTGTCGCAGGGCCGCCTGGTCGCGGTGGGCCGCGGGCTGAGCCAGCCCGTCGCCTCGAACGCCACCGACAGCGGGCGCGCGCAGAACCGCCGCGTGGACATCATCATCCGACCCACGCAGTAA
- a CDS encoding FadR/GntR family transcriptional regulator yields the protein MPAPPVPDTPFQPIDPTRLSDAVVAQIEALILQGVLRPGERLPGERELAGRMGVSRPSLREALAAMQADGLLITRPGDGVFVAQVLGSAFSPALVRLISRHPQAADDYLTFRKDLEGLAAERAAVAAGETDLQVLDRIVQSMRHAHVSPDPQIEAALDADFHMAIVEASHNLMALHMMRAMQDLLRQGMLFNRPRIFASPDLRDRILDQHIAINDALQLRDGPASRAALEDHLDLVARTLIAQRRADDHAAVARLRLRNRADP from the coding sequence ATGCCCGCACCCCCCGTCCCCGACACGCCCTTCCAGCCTATCGACCCCACCCGCCTGTCCGATGCGGTCGTGGCGCAGATCGAGGCGCTGATCCTGCAGGGCGTCCTGCGCCCCGGAGAGCGTCTGCCGGGCGAACGCGAGCTGGCGGGCCGGATGGGCGTCAGCCGCCCCTCGCTGCGCGAGGCGCTGGCGGCGATGCAGGCGGACGGGCTGCTGATCACCCGCCCCGGCGACGGGGTCTTCGTGGCGCAGGTGCTGGGCAGCGCGTTCTCGCCCGCGCTGGTGCGGCTGATCTCGCGCCACCCGCAGGCGGCCGACGATTACCTGACCTTCCGCAAGGACCTCGAGGGGCTGGCCGCCGAACGCGCCGCCGTCGCCGCCGGAGAGACGGACCTGCAGGTCCTGGACCGGATCGTGCAGTCCATGCGCCATGCCCATGTCAGCCCCGATCCCCAGATCGAGGCGGCGCTGGACGCCGACTTCCACATGGCCATCGTCGAGGCCAGCCACAACCTGATGGCGCTGCACATGATGCGCGCGATGCAGGACCTGCTGCGCCAGGGGATGCTGTTCAACCGGCCGCGCATCTTCGCCAGCCCCGACCTGCGCGATCGCATCCTGGACCAGCACATCGCCATCAACGACGCGCTGCAGCTGCGCGACGGCCCCGCGTCCCGTGCCGCGCTGGAGGATCACCTGGACCTGGTCGCCCGCACCCTTATCGCGCAGCGCCGGGCCGACGACCATGCCGCCGTCGCCCGCCTGCGCCTGCGCAACCGGGCCGATCCCTGA
- a CDS encoding F0F1 ATP synthase subunit B: MTRMIAILTASALAAGPAAAATGDYGFFSLRNTDFIVLLAFIGFIAVLLYFKVPAMVAGLLDKRADGIRKDLDEARRLREEAQEIYASYERRQREVKTQADQIVANAKREAEAQAAKAQADLARSIERRLQGAQDQIASAESDAVRAVRDSAVQAAMAAATQILMQQVSSGKRSAGIDDAIEDVARRLN; the protein is encoded by the coding sequence ATGACCCGCATGATCGCCATCCTGACCGCCTCGGCTCTGGCGGCGGGTCCCGCCGCTGCCGCGACCGGGGATTACGGCTTCTTCTCGCTGCGCAACACGGACTTCATCGTGCTGCTGGCCTTCATCGGCTTCATCGCCGTGCTGCTGTACTTCAAGGTTCCGGCGATGGTCGCGGGCCTTCTGGACAAGCGCGCCGACGGGATCCGCAAGGATCTGGACGAGGCGCGTCGCCTGCGCGAGGAGGCGCAGGAGATCTATGCCAGCTACGAGCGTCGCCAGCGCGAGGTGAAGACCCAGGCCGACCAGATCGTGGCCAACGCCAAGCGCGAGGCCGAGGCGCAGGCCGCCAAGGCCCAGGCCGATCTGGCCCGCTCGATCGAGCGTCGCCTGCAGGGCGCGCAAGACCAGATCGCCAGCGCCGAGAGCGACGCGGTCCGCGCCGTGCGCGACAGTGCCGTGCAGGCCGCCATGGCGGCCGCGACCCAGATCCTCATGCAGCAGGTCAGCAGCGGCAAACGCTCGGCAGGGATCGACGACGCCATCGAAGACGTGGCGCGCCGGTTGAACTGA
- a CDS encoding F0F1 ATP synthase subunit B' — MFSLLQEAATTAVGQSDGAVVVDDTATSNVVVTGTEGVRPGVGQDVEAVGLPQLDMTTFGNQIFWLVVTLVVLYLVLSRVALPRIAAVLSDRQGAVTGDLMAAEEFKLKAREAEAAYDKALADARTEAQGIVAQNRATIQGQLDAAIAKADAEIAARTAESETRIREIRVSADASAREVARDVTAELVRSFGGQADDAAISSALDGRMKGAVQ, encoded by the coding sequence ATGTTCAGCCTGTTGCAAGAGGCCGCCACCACTGCGGTCGGACAATCTGACGGAGCGGTCGTCGTCGACGACACCGCGACGAGCAACGTCGTGGTTACCGGGACCGAGGGCGTGCGCCCCGGCGTGGGCCAAGACGTCGAGGCTGTGGGTCTTCCGCAGCTGGACATGACCACCTTCGGCAACCAGATCTTCTGGCTGGTCGTCACGCTGGTGGTCCTGTATCTGGTGCTGTCGCGCGTGGCCCTGCCGCGCATCGCGGCGGTGCTGTCGGACCGCCAGGGCGCCGTCACCGGCGACCTGATGGCCGCCGAGGAATTCAAGCTGAAGGCCCGCGAGGCCGAGGCCGCCTACGACAAGGCGCTGGCCGATGCCCGCACCGAGGCTCAGGGCATCGTCGCGCAGAACCGCGCCACGATCCAGGGCCAGCTGGATGCCGCCATCGCCAAGGCCGATGCCGAAATCGCCGCCCGCACCGCGGAATCCGAGACGCGCATCCGCGAGATCCGCGTCTCGGCCGATGCCAGCGCGCGCGAGGTCGCCCGCGACGTCACCGCCGAACTGGTCCGCAGCTTCGGCGGGCAGGCGGATGACGCGGCCATCTCGTCAGCCCTGGACGGGCGCATGAAAGGGGCCGTGCAATGA
- a CDS encoding F0F1 ATP synthase subunit C, whose product MTGDIAELGQYIGVGLTAFGMGFAALGVGNVAGNFLAGALRNPSAAAGQTATLFIGMAFAEALGIFSFLVALLLMFAV is encoded by the coding sequence ATGACTGGTGATATCGCAGAACTGGGCCAGTACATCGGCGTCGGCCTGACCGCGTTCGGCATGGGCTTTGCCGCTCTGGGCGTGGGCAACGTGGCCGGGAACTTCCTGGCAGGCGCGCTGCGCAACCCGTCGGCCGCCGCCGGCCAGACCGCCACGCTGTTCATCGGCATGGCCTTCGCCGAAGCCCTGGGGATCTTCTCGTTCCTCGTCGCGCTTCTGCTGATGTTTGCGGTCTGA
- a CDS encoding F0F1 ATP synthase subunit A: protein MATEATGGGLEFHPMDQFVVRPLFGDGAVAWYTPTNVTLWLALTALAAIALLVMGTRGRAIVPNRAQSVAEMAYGLVYKMIEDIAGKDGLRYFPYVLTLFMFVVFANLLGLVPMAFTVTSHIAVTGVLALAVFFGVTIIGFVKNGAHFLDLFWVRSAPLAVRPILAVIEVISYFVRPLSLSIRLAGNMIAGHAVIKVFAGFAAIAAVAPIAIVAVIGMYAFEVLVAFVQAYVFTILTCVYLKDALHPSH from the coding sequence GTGGCGACGGAAGCGACTGGCGGCGGCCTAGAATTCCACCCCATGGACCAGTTCGTGGTCCGGCCGCTGTTCGGTGACGGCGCGGTCGCCTGGTACACCCCCACCAACGTGACGCTGTGGCTGGCGCTGACCGCCCTGGCGGCAATCGCGCTTCTGGTGATGGGCACGCGGGGCCGGGCGATCGTTCCGAACCGCGCCCAGTCCGTGGCCGAGATGGCATATGGCCTCGTCTACAAGATGATCGAGGACATCGCCGGCAAGGATGGCCTGCGTTACTTCCCCTACGTGCTGACGCTGTTCATGTTCGTCGTCTTCGCCAACCTGCTGGGTCTGGTGCCGATGGCCTTCACCGTCACCTCGCACATCGCCGTCACCGGCGTTCTGGCGCTGGCGGTGTTCTTCGGGGTCACGATCATCGGCTTCGTCAAGAACGGCGCGCATTTCCTCGACCTGTTCTGGGTCCGCTCAGCCCCGCTGGCCGTGCGTCCGATCCTGGCCGTGATCGAGGTCATCAGCTACTTCGTGCGCCCCCTCAGCCTGTCCATTCGTCTGGCAGGCAACATGATCGCCGGTCACGCGGTCATCAAGGTTTTCGCAGGCTTCGCGGCCATCGCCGCCGTCGCCCCCATCGCCATCGTCGCGGTCATCGGGATGTATGCCTTCGAGGTGCTCGTCGCCTTCGTGCAGGCCTATGTCTTCACCATCCTGACCTGCGTCTATCTCAAGGATGCGCTGCACCCGTCGCACTGA
- a CDS encoding AtpZ/AtpI family protein — MAEEPQDAPDRAQDEARLRALEAKLAALTPKPKGPSPMGKYEQANLAWRMVIELVAGLGLGFVIGYGLDYLLGTTPLLMVVFIFLGLAAGIKSLMRTASELDRKSGDRPESDERD, encoded by the coding sequence ATGGCCGAAGAACCCCAGGACGCGCCGGACCGGGCCCAAGACGAGGCTCGACTGCGCGCTCTGGAGGCCAAGCTGGCCGCCTTGACACCCAAGCCCAAGGGCCCCAGCCCGATGGGAAAGTACGAACAGGCCAATCTGGCCTGGCGCATGGTGATCGAGCTTGTGGCCGGATTGGGCCTGGGGTTCGTGATCGGCTACGGGCTGGATTATCTGCTGGGCACGACGCCCCTGCTGATGGTCGTCTTCATTTTCCTCGGCCTCGCGGCCGGCATCAAGTCCTTGATGCGGACCGCGTCCGAGTTGGACCGAAAATCCGGTGACAGACCGGAGAGTGACGAGAGGGATTGA
- a CDS encoding ArsR/SmtB family transcription factor: MTLPPPPDRLDLIFAALADPTRRRVLSMLLEDDMAVSDVAQPFEVSLAAISKHLGVLAAAGLIRQERRGRITWCKLDPGGMRTASVWMQGFGQFDPVDLDDFERFLQTQMGDDDDQDA; this comes from the coding sequence ATGACCCTGCCGCCCCCGCCCGACCGGCTGGATCTGATCTTTGCGGCCCTGGCCGACCCCACCCGCCGCCGCGTGCTGTCGATGCTCTTGGAGGACGACATGGCGGTCAGCGACGTGGCCCAGCCCTTCGAGGTCAGCCTGGCCGCCATCTCGAAACATCTGGGCGTGCTTGCAGCCGCCGGCCTGATCCGGCAGGAACGGCGCGGCCGGATCACCTGGTGCAAGCTGGACCCGGGGGGGATGCGCACGGCCTCGGTCTGGATGCAGGGCTTCGGGCAGTTCGACCCGGTGGATCTGGACGATTTCGAACGCTTCCTGCAAACCCAGATGGGGGATGACGATGACCAAGACGCCTGA
- a CDS encoding PfkB family carbohydrate kinase: MTKTPDVLCIGAMLWDVIGRAPRRMAPGADVPGRIRHLPGGVALNVAVALARWGLVPAVLSAVGRDPEGEALIAQALRLGVVTDHLARDTGLPTDCYMGIEDSEGLIAAIADAHSLEQAGGAILAPLDALPGWTGPVVLDGNLTEDLLAAIARDPRLAQADLRVVPASPGKAERLEPLIAARRGCFYLNRLEAEILAGRACPDAASAAQAVVARGAARVLVTDGPHPAAEAMANGPTLIHRPPAVTVARVTGAGDCFLAAHLAAELTHQPRDAALRQAVEASTAHVSGKDVP, translated from the coding sequence ATGACCAAGACGCCTGACGTGCTGTGCATCGGCGCCATGCTGTGGGACGTGATCGGCCGCGCCCCGCGCCGCATGGCGCCCGGCGCCGACGTGCCGGGCCGCATCCGCCACCTGCCTGGCGGCGTGGCGCTGAACGTGGCGGTCGCCCTGGCGCGATGGGGGCTGGTGCCCGCCGTCCTCTCCGCCGTGGGCCGCGACCCCGAGGGCGAGGCGCTGATCGCCCAGGCCCTGCGGCTTGGGGTGGTGACCGACCATCTGGCGCGCGACACCGGCCTGCCCACCGACTGCTACATGGGGATCGAGGACAGCGAGGGGCTGATCGCCGCCATCGCCGATGCCCACAGCCTGGAACAGGCGGGCGGCGCGATCCTGGCGCCGCTGGACGCCCTGCCCGGCTGGACCGGCCCCGTGGTGCTGGACGGCAACCTGACCGAGGATCTGCTGGCCGCCATCGCCCGCGATCCGCGGCTGGCGCAGGCCGATCTGCGCGTGGTGCCTGCCAGCCCCGGCAAGGCCGAACGGCTGGAGCCGCTGATCGCCGCCCGGCGCGGCTGCTTCTATCTCAACCGGCTGGAGGCCGAGATCCTGGCGGGCCGCGCCTGCCCCGACGCGGCGTCCGCCGCGCAGGCCGTGGTGGCGCGGGGGGCGGCGCGCGTGCTGGTCACCGACGGCCCCCATCCGGCGGCCGAGGCGATGGCCAACGGCCCGACACTGATCCACCGTCCCCCTGCCGTCACCGTGGCCCGCGTGACCGGCGCGGGCGACTGCTTCCTGGCGGCCCATCTGGCCGCCGAACTGACCCACCAGCCGCGCGATGCGGCCCTGCGGCAGGCCGTCGAGGCCTCGACCGCCCATGTTTCCGGAAAGGATGTCCCGTGA
- a CDS encoding pseudouridine-5'-phosphate glycosidase, with translation MTQAPLTFAPEVADALAQGRPVVALESTIITHGMPWPQNLEMAETVEATIREGGATPATIAVMGGRIHVGLTPEALRALAQTRPADAMKLSRADLAVCLANGRTGATTVAATMICAHLAGIRVFATGGIGGVHRGAEDSFDISADLQELAQTPVTVVAAGAKAILDLPKTWEVLETLGVPVIAFGQDNLPAFWSRDSGLRAPLRMDDPAQIAAAAAMRAALGLKGGQLVANPIPVEAEIAQDVILPVIEQALAEAQAQGIAAKAVTPFLLSRIFELTEGRSLDSNIQLVLNNARLAARIAAAMTA, from the coding sequence GTGACCCAAGCCCCGCTCACCTTCGCCCCCGAGGTCGCCGACGCGCTGGCCCAAGGCCGCCCCGTCGTCGCGCTGGAATCGACGATCATCACCCATGGCATGCCCTGGCCCCAGAACCTGGAGATGGCCGAGACGGTCGAGGCCACCATCCGCGAGGGCGGCGCGACCCCCGCCACCATCGCCGTGATGGGGGGCCGCATCCATGTCGGCCTGACGCCCGAGGCGCTGCGCGCGCTGGCCCAGACCCGGCCCGCGGATGCGATGAAGCTCAGCCGCGCCGATCTGGCCGTCTGCCTCGCCAATGGCCGCACCGGTGCCACCACCGTCGCCGCCACGATGATCTGCGCGCATCTGGCGGGCATCCGGGTCTTTGCGACCGGCGGCATCGGTGGCGTCCATCGCGGGGCCGAGGACAGCTTCGACATCTCGGCCGACCTGCAGGAACTGGCGCAGACCCCGGTGACGGTGGTGGCGGCGGGCGCCAAGGCGATCCTGGATCTGCCGAAGACCTGGGAGGTGCTGGAGACCTTGGGCGTGCCGGTCATTGCCTTCGGTCAGGACAACCTGCCCGCCTTCTGGTCGCGCGATTCGGGGCTGCGCGCGCCGCTGCGCATGGACGATCCCGCCCAGATCGCGGCGGCGGCGGCGATGCGGGCGGCCCTTGGCCTCAAGGGCGGGCAGCTGGTCGCCAACCCGATCCCCGTCGAGGCCGAGATCGCGCAGGACGTCATCCTGCCGGTGATCGAGCAGGCGCTGGCCGAGGCGCAGGCCCAGGGCATCGCCGCCAAGGCCGTCACGCCCTTCCTGCTGTCGCGCATCTTCGAGCTGACCGAGGGCCGGTCGCTCGACTCGAACATCCAGCTGGTGCTGAACAACGCGCGCCTCGCCGCGCGGATCGCCGCGGCGATGACCGCCTAG
- a CDS encoding patatin-like phospholipase family protein, which translates to MEQKRINLALQGGGAHGAFTWGVLDRLLDEPWLEVAAISGTSAGALNGAALKAGLAAHAGLGGRQAARENLDALWSEVGAMSDNRVVRWMSSLLPMPRGMQRWTELVSPAAWMDNLTRLFSPYDYGPFYVNPLGSLLRDLPFPDFACEPGPDFYVAATNVRSGRIKVFTGTQATPDAVMASACLPTLFQAVEIYDPDTGKIESFWDGGFTGNPALFPLYRTTLPRDILIVAINPLMRDVLPRSPVEISDRVNEVSFNSSLMAQLRAINFVKRLYAQGRLEGDGMKNVLLHLIDDDALMNDLSARSKTMPRPGLLAAMKAAGQTAADSFLHDHAGKLNRQDSFDLAALFPSMRPI; encoded by the coding sequence ATGGAACAGAAACGCATTAATCTGGCCCTGCAGGGCGGCGGCGCGCATGGGGCCTTCACCTGGGGCGTGCTGGACCGGCTGCTGGACGAGCCTTGGCTGGAGGTCGCGGCGATCAGCGGCACCTCGGCCGGTGCCCTGAACGGCGCGGCGCTCAAGGCGGGGCTGGCGGCGCATGCGGGCCTAGGCGGGCGGCAGGCGGCGCGCGAGAACCTGGACGCGCTGTGGTCCGAGGTCGGCGCCATGAGCGACAACCGCGTGGTGCGCTGGATGTCCTCGCTTCTGCCGATGCCGCGCGGGATGCAGCGCTGGACGGAACTGGTGTCGCCCGCCGCCTGGATGGACAACCTGACGCGGCTGTTCAGCCCCTATGACTACGGGCCCTTCTACGTCAATCCCCTGGGCTCTCTGCTGCGCGACCTGCCCTTTCCCGACTTCGCCTGCGAGCCGGGGCCGGATTTCTACGTGGCCGCGACGAATGTGCGCAGCGGGCGGATCAAGGTCTTCACCGGCACGCAGGCCACGCCGGATGCGGTGATGGCCTCGGCCTGCCTGCCGACCCTGTTCCAGGCGGTCGAGATCTATGACCCCGACACCGGCAAGATCGAATCCTTCTGGGATGGCGGCTTCACCGGCAACCCGGCGCTGTTCCCGCTCTACCGGACGACCTTGCCCCGCGACATCCTGATCGTGGCGATCAACCCGCTGATGCGGGACGTGCTGCCGCGCAGCCCGGTCGAGATTTCCGACCGCGTGAACGAGGTCAGCTTCAACAGCTCGCTGATGGCGCAGCTGCGCGCCATCAACTTCGTCAAGCGCCTCTATGCCCAAGGACGGCTGGAGGGCGACGGGATGAAGAACGTGCTGCTGCACCTGATCGACGACGATGCGCTGATGAACGATCTGTCGGCGCGGTCAAAGACCATGCCGCGCCCGGGCCTGCTGGCGGCGATGAAGGCGGCGGGCCAGACCGCCGCCGACAGCTTCCTGCACGATCACGCGGGCAAGCTGAACCGCCAGGACAGCTTCGATCTGGCCGCGCTGTTTCCCAGCATGCGCCCGATCTAG
- the prfB gene encoding peptide chain release factor 2, which translates to MRAETQSTIEAIRRSLSLLGQRLDWQTAPHRLEEMNAMIEDGDLWSDPARAQKLMRERQSLSEAIDTYRRIESDLSANAEMVELAEAEGDADLVTEAEANLKALAKDAAQKELEALLNGEADSNDTFLEVNAGAGGTESCDWASMLARMYVRWAEKKGYEVELLAETQGEETGIRSAAYKITGHNAYGWLKSESGVHRLVRISPYDSAARRHTSFSSIWVYPVVDDNIEIDIPDRDIRIDTYRSSGAGGQHVNTTDSAVRITHLPTNIVVTSSEKSQHQNRANAMAALKSRLYQMEMDRRNAEVNAQHAAKGDAGWGNQIRSYVLHPYQMVKDLRTLEETSDTQGVLDGDLDRFMAATLAMDVAGKSRAEANATD; encoded by the coding sequence ATGCGCGCCGAGACGCAGTCCACCATCGAGGCCATCCGCCGCTCGCTGTCCCTGCTGGGGCAGCGGCTGGACTGGCAGACCGCGCCCCATCGCCTGGAAGAGATGAACGCCATGATCGAGGATGGCGATCTGTGGTCCGACCCCGCCCGCGCGCAGAAGCTGATGCGCGAGCGCCAGTCCCTGTCCGAGGCGATCGACACCTATCGCCGGATCGAGAGCGACCTGTCGGCCAATGCCGAGATGGTCGAGCTGGCCGAGGCCGAGGGCGATGCCGACCTGGTCACCGAGGCCGAGGCGAACCTCAAGGCGCTGGCCAAGGACGCCGCGCAGAAGGAGTTGGAGGCGCTGCTGAACGGCGAGGCCGACAGCAACGACACCTTCCTGGAGGTCAATGCGGGCGCGGGCGGCACGGAAAGCTGCGATTGGGCGTCCATGCTGGCGCGCATGTATGTGCGGTGGGCCGAGAAGAAGGGCTACGAGGTCGAATTGCTTGCCGAGACGCAGGGCGAGGAGACCGGCATCCGCAGCGCCGCCTACAAGATCACCGGGCACAACGCCTATGGCTGGCTGAAGTCGGAATCGGGCGTGCACCGGCTGGTGCGGATCAGCCCCTATGACAGCGCGGCGCGGCGGCACACGTCCTTCAGCTCGATCTGGGTTTATCCCGTGGTCGACGACAATATCGAGATCGACATTCCCGACCGAGACATCCGCATCGACACCTACCGGTCCTCGGGCGCGGGCGGGCAGCACGTCAACACCACCGACTCGGCGGTGCGGATCACCCACCTTCCGACCAACATCGTCGTGACCTCGTCGGAGAAGTCGCAGCACCAGAACCGCGCCAACGCCATGGCCGCGCTGAAGTCGCGCCTGTACCAGATGGAGATGGACCGCCGCAACGCCGAGGTGAACGCCCAGCATGCCGCCAAGGGCGATGCGGGCTGGGGCAACCAGATCCGGTCCTATGTCCTGCATCCCTACCAGATGGTGAAGGACCTGCGCACCTTGGAGGAGACGAGCGACACGCAGGGCGTGCTGGACGGCGATCTGGACCGCTTCATGGCGGCCACGCTGGCGATGGACGTGGCGGGCAAGAGCCGCGCCGAGGCCAACGCCACCGACTGA